Proteins co-encoded in one Prevotella sp. E13-27 genomic window:
- a CDS encoding Hsp20/alpha crystallin family protein — MTPMMRRNAAWLPSVFNDLFDTDFMPKANATAPAINVKETDKAYTVELAAPGMTKEDFNVHINDEGNLIIKMEKKQEQKEEDKSSRYLRREFSYTKFEQTLILPDDVKKEDIAARVENGVLTVELPKIVEEKAKVSRQIEIG, encoded by the coding sequence ATGACACCAATGATGAGACGTAACGCAGCTTGGCTGCCCAGTGTATTCAACGATTTGTTTGACACTGATTTCATGCCGAAGGCAAATGCCACAGCACCTGCTATTAACGTTAAGGAGACTGATAAGGCCTATACCGTAGAACTGGCAGCACCAGGAATGACGAAGGAAGACTTCAACGTTCATATCAACGACGAGGGTAACCTCATCATCAAGATGGAGAAGAAGCAGGAACAGAAAGAGGAAGACAAGAGCTCTCGCTACCTGCGCCGTGAATTCTCTTACACTAAGTTCGAACAGACGCTTATCTTGCCTGACGACGTAAAGAAGGAAGATATTGCTGCTCGTGTTGAGAATGGCGTGCTGACTGTAGAACTGCCTAAGATCGTAGAAGAGAAGGCGAAGGTGAGCCGTCAGATTGAGATTGGATAA